In one window of Streptomyces sp. NBC_00193 DNA:
- a CDS encoding phosphocholine-specific phospholipase C, which translates to MAELNRRRFLQLAGGTTALTMLGESIARAAAIPAQGTTGSIADVEHIVVLMQENRSFDHYFGALRGVRGFGDPRPVTLPSGKSVWHQSDGTKETLPFRPPSEDLGMEFLQGLNHDWAGGQSAFNKGKYDNWVPAKTATTMAHLTRQDIPFHYALADAFTICDAYHCSFIGSTDPNRYYLWSGHTGNDGQGGGPVLNNAEAGYGWTTYPERLEAAGVSWKVYQDIGDGLNAAGSWGWINDAYRGNYGDNSLLYFNSYRNAQPGSALYEKARTGTDAAAGEGYFEKLRADVVGGTLPQISWIAAPEAFSEHSNWPSNYGAWYISQVLDALTADPDVWAKTALFITYDENDGFFDHVVPPYAPASAAQGLSTTPTALDVFPGKAGYVAGPYGLGPRVPMLVVSPWSTGGYACSETFDHTSVIRFMEQRFGVHEPNISPWRRAVCGDLTSAFDFARKDTAPAPLPDTDGWFPPDRERHPDFRATPPAQGAMPRQEKGLRPTRALKYAPYVDGAALVSEGRFRLTFSGGPELGAQFYVTSGNRTDAPWTYTTEAGKSIADTWNTAYSAGATDLTVHGPNGFLRGFRNPGTTPGPEVTARHNAATGNLDLTLTNAGSTTATVTLTNAYGGGPKRLTVPKGATVKHTVSLKNTRRWYDVTVTASGSRAFLRRFAGKVETGAAGLSDPAILTEQSS; encoded by the coding sequence ATGGCAGAACTCAATCGTCGGCGTTTCCTGCAGCTCGCAGGCGGCACCACCGCCCTGACGATGCTGGGCGAGAGCATCGCCCGCGCCGCCGCCATCCCCGCACAGGGGACCACCGGCTCCATCGCGGACGTCGAGCACATCGTGGTGCTCATGCAGGAGAACCGTTCCTTCGACCACTACTTCGGTGCGCTGCGCGGTGTCCGTGGCTTCGGCGACCCTCGTCCGGTGACCCTGCCCAGCGGCAAGTCCGTCTGGCACCAGTCCGACGGCACGAAGGAGACGCTGCCCTTCCGGCCGCCGTCCGAGGACCTCGGGATGGAGTTCCTCCAGGGACTCAACCACGACTGGGCGGGCGGCCAGAGCGCCTTCAACAAGGGCAAGTACGACAACTGGGTGCCCGCCAAGACGGCCACCACGATGGCCCACCTGACCCGCCAGGACATCCCCTTCCACTACGCCCTGGCGGACGCGTTCACCATCTGCGACGCCTACCACTGCTCCTTCATCGGCTCCACCGACCCCAACCGCTACTACCTCTGGTCGGGCCACACCGGCAACGACGGCCAGGGCGGCGGCCCGGTCCTCAACAACGCCGAGGCCGGCTACGGATGGACCACCTACCCGGAGCGCCTGGAGGCCGCCGGGGTCTCCTGGAAGGTCTACCAGGACATCGGCGACGGCCTGAACGCCGCCGGATCCTGGGGCTGGATCAACGACGCCTACCGAGGCAACTACGGCGACAACTCGCTGCTGTACTTCAACAGCTACCGCAACGCCCAACCGGGCAGCGCCCTCTACGAGAAGGCCCGTACGGGCACCGACGCGGCAGCGGGCGAAGGCTACTTCGAGAAGCTGCGCGCGGACGTGGTGGGAGGCACCCTCCCCCAGATCTCCTGGATCGCCGCCCCCGAAGCCTTCAGCGAGCACTCCAACTGGCCCTCCAACTACGGCGCCTGGTACATCTCCCAGGTCCTGGACGCGCTCACCGCCGACCCGGACGTGTGGGCGAAGACGGCCCTGTTCATCACCTACGACGAGAACGACGGCTTCTTCGACCACGTCGTCCCGCCGTACGCCCCCGCCAGTGCCGCGCAGGGCCTGTCGACGACGCCCACCGCCCTGGACGTGTTCCCCGGCAAGGCCGGGTACGTGGCCGGACCCTACGGCCTGGGCCCGCGCGTGCCGATGCTCGTCGTCTCCCCGTGGAGCACCGGCGGCTACGCCTGCTCCGAAACCTTCGACCACACCTCGGTCATCCGCTTCATGGAGCAGCGCTTCGGCGTCCACGAGCCCAACATCTCGCCCTGGCGCCGCGCCGTCTGCGGCGACCTGACCTCCGCCTTCGACTTCGCCCGCAAGGACACCGCCCCGGCCCCGCTGCCGGACACCGACGGCTGGTTCCCGCCGGACCGCGAGCGCCACCCCGACTTCCGGGCGACCCCGCCGGCCCAGGGGGCCATGCCCCGCCAGGAGAAGGGACTGCGCCCCACGCGCGCGCTCAAGTACGCCCCGTACGTGGACGGCGCCGCGCTCGTCTCCGAGGGCAGGTTCCGGCTGACGTTCAGCGGCGGCCCGGAGCTGGGCGCGCAGTTCTACGTCACCTCCGGCAACCGCACCGACGCTCCATGGACCTACACCACCGAGGCCGGCAAGTCGATCGCGGACACCTGGAACACCGCCTACTCGGCCGGTGCCACCGACCTGACCGTGCACGGCCCCAACGGCTTCCTGCGCGGCTTCCGCAACCCCGGCACCACCCCCGGCCCCGAGGTCACCGCCCGCCACAACGCCGCCACCGGGAACCTGGACCTCACCCTCACCAACGCCGGGAGCACCACCGCCACGGTGACGCTGACCAACGCCTACGGCGGCGGCCCGAAGCGCCTGACCGTCCCCAAGGGCGCCACCGTCAAGCACACCGTCTCCTTGAAGAACACCCGCCGCTGGTACGACGTCACGGTCACCGCCTCCGGCTCCCGGGCCTTCCTGCGCCGCTTCGCCGGCAAGGTGGAGACCGGCGCGGCGGGCCTCTCGGACCCGGCGATCCTGACGGAGCAGTCCTCCTGA
- a CDS encoding VCBS repeat-containing protein: MTRRRAGGRVPRALTTLLTLILPLTAADLLSAPGAAAATPTKPEVISAGAFEGVWAPSADGLRPVPCNGWIRNSGLALIANLRDIDGGSVTAQFVVTTAAGVAVPVPKATTVSSGGTSTTKVQGADLPTGAYKWKVRARDEEGAYSAFTADCGFNVDADPPTEPVTVTKEDGTPLTTQQARTKLRLKFKNPATDLAGFCWSMDRPIPVSSTTCGGANWIPLAPGATEATAEVTLTQRFGHSLYVHAVDKAGNASPSDGAADVTTLHTSSPTFVYPAGQTPLNRAYSDLVGDLNGDGFPDLLAPEPDGGLRLYTSNGAGRVQVRTIADSGWQGALIAHGGDFTNFVSPTGAPDGYEDAIVRLGDNKLYLYPGNGFGDFSHANRRELLPPPGLGSAGWGRIQQIIAPGDLDQRTDAGFKKGNDLAVVECVDDACSGARLRIYSGRTKADGSPNQNQPFDFMAPGYTGGTTWKNYTILGIGDQNGDGVKDILARNKVDGKLYFYAGKIAADGKFGLAPRTTYATGGWLTADRPVVVSRGNAQGTVVSKTITDEGQVIPYKQFQPKAGDEQGDLWTTTPADAKRVVNYVDSAGKAATTTCPTGCLLFYPGGPTGLKQPQLVGARGWATSVTNLF, translated from the coding sequence ATGACTCGCCGCAGAGCCGGTGGACGGGTGCCCCGCGCGCTCACCACCCTCCTCACGCTCATCCTCCCGCTCACCGCGGCAGACCTCCTCTCCGCGCCGGGCGCGGCCGCAGCGACCCCCACCAAGCCCGAGGTCATCAGCGCCGGAGCCTTCGAAGGGGTCTGGGCGCCTTCGGCCGACGGCCTCAGGCCCGTACCTTGCAACGGTTGGATACGCAACAGCGGCCTGGCGCTGATCGCGAACCTGCGCGACATCGACGGCGGCAGCGTCACCGCTCAGTTCGTCGTCACCACCGCCGCGGGCGTGGCCGTGCCCGTTCCCAAGGCAACCACCGTGTCGAGCGGCGGCACGTCGACCACGAAGGTCCAAGGCGCGGACCTGCCCACCGGCGCCTACAAGTGGAAGGTCCGCGCCAGGGATGAGGAAGGCGCCTACAGCGCCTTCACCGCCGACTGCGGCTTCAACGTCGACGCGGACCCGCCCACGGAGCCCGTCACCGTCACCAAGGAGGACGGCACCCCCCTCACCACTCAGCAGGCGCGCACCAAGCTGCGCCTCAAGTTCAAGAACCCGGCCACCGACCTCGCAGGGTTCTGCTGGTCCATGGACCGGCCCATCCCGGTATCCAGCACGACGTGTGGTGGAGCCAACTGGATTCCACTCGCTCCTGGCGCTACGGAAGCCACCGCCGAAGTCACGCTCACGCAGCGGTTCGGGCACAGCCTGTACGTCCACGCCGTCGACAAGGCCGGCAATGCATCGCCGTCCGACGGTGCCGCCGACGTCACGACGTTGCACACCTCCTCTCCCACCTTCGTCTACCCGGCCGGGCAGACTCCGCTGAACCGGGCGTACTCGGACCTCGTCGGCGACCTCAATGGCGACGGCTTCCCCGACCTGCTGGCTCCTGAGCCGGACGGCGGTCTGCGGCTGTACACCAGCAACGGAGCCGGCCGCGTGCAGGTGCGCACCATCGCGGACTCCGGCTGGCAGGGTGCGCTGATCGCGCACGGCGGTGACTTCACCAACTTCGTCAGCCCCACGGGCGCACCTGACGGCTACGAGGACGCCATCGTCCGCTTGGGCGACAACAAGCTGTACCTCTATCCCGGCAACGGGTTCGGCGACTTCTCGCACGCCAACCGCCGCGAGCTGCTCCCGCCCCCCGGCCTCGGCTCCGCGGGCTGGGGGCGCATCCAGCAGATCATCGCCCCCGGTGACCTGGATCAGCGCACCGATGCCGGGTTCAAGAAGGGCAACGACCTGGCTGTCGTCGAATGCGTGGACGATGCCTGCTCCGGTGCGCGCCTGCGCATCTATTCAGGCCGGACCAAGGCCGATGGAAGCCCGAACCAGAACCAGCCCTTCGACTTCATGGCCCCCGGCTACACCGGCGGCACCACCTGGAAGAACTACACGATCCTCGGCATCGGGGACCAGAACGGCGACGGCGTCAAGGACATCCTGGCCCGCAACAAGGTCGACGGGAAGCTGTACTTCTACGCCGGCAAGATCGCCGCGGACGGAAAGTTCGGACTCGCGCCCCGCACCACCTACGCCACCGGGGGCTGGCTGACCGCCGACCGGCCGGTTGTCGTCAGCCGGGGCAATGCCCAGGGCACCGTCGTCAGCAAGACGATCACCGACGAGGGCCAGGTCATCCCGTACAAGCAGTTCCAGCCCAAGGCGGGTGACGAGCAGGGGGACCTGTGGACCACCACTCCGGCCGACGCCAAGCGTGTGGTGAACTACGTCGACAGTGCGGGCAAGGCGGCCACGACCACCTGCCCCACCGGCTGCCTGCTCTTCTATCCGGGTGGTCCCACCGGCCTCAAGCAGCCCCAGCTGGTCGGCGCGCGCGGTTGGGCGACCAGCGTCACCAACCTCTTCTGA
- a CDS encoding phosphodiester glycosidase family protein has protein sequence MRQTPRVAASSAAVLVLCAVTALGAAPATGAPERPAASPGAREAAAPEPLTLPSATSAQSVVLAPGVTQTSLVLGRTDADDVWTVHVNQPLTADGPYDRATAALGVKARADQVAGALRAKGFDPRVERVLIPAFADRPAGTLGWTVRIGRYADQGAATAALAQVRAAGFAGDTRYTAQDGTDAEALQRVFVLRVDFKRFTGRLASDFGPTIDVHEKLPDLAAAAGALAGVNAQWFANKASLGLYVKDGRLLSAATQGRSGVRMTDGGRQLDIDTYTTRITVRADGSTREIDGINRIPGEIWNCGGVGGDQPTQHPQHDLKCTDESEIVRFTPEWSAPPTGAGAEVVLDRNDRVTAVHRTRGAKPPAGGSTLQAIGESADWLVAHARPGARLRIIQRVLDGSGYAVPLTSDTTIVQVGPTLVRDGRVAVNALADGIIRQGADQTFTYNWVVRGNPRTMLGVDAQGRLLMVVVDGRRAGWSSGLGVAGAAKLMKSLGAREALNLDGGGSSVMVTAGSGIVNRPSDATGTRFLGNVLLLHAGATDR, from the coding sequence ATGCGTCAGACACCGCGGGTCGCAGCGTCGTCCGCCGCCGTCCTCGTCCTCTGCGCGGTCACCGCGCTCGGTGCGGCACCGGCAACGGGAGCACCGGAACGGCCGGCCGCGTCACCGGGCGCTCGGGAGGCCGCCGCCCCCGAGCCGCTCACGCTCCCGTCCGCCACTTCGGCGCAGTCCGTCGTGCTCGCTCCCGGGGTCACCCAGACCTCGCTCGTCCTCGGCCGGACCGACGCCGACGACGTCTGGACCGTCCACGTGAACCAGCCCCTGACCGCCGACGGTCCGTACGACCGGGCCACCGCGGCCCTCGGCGTCAAGGCGCGGGCCGATCAGGTGGCCGGGGCCCTGCGCGCCAAGGGTTTCGATCCCCGCGTGGAACGGGTCCTCATCCCCGCCTTCGCCGACCGCCCGGCCGGCACGCTGGGCTGGACCGTGAGGATCGGGCGGTACGCCGACCAGGGCGCGGCGACGGCCGCGCTCGCCCAGGTCCGGGCGGCCGGGTTCGCGGGGGACACCCGGTACACGGCGCAGGACGGCACGGACGCCGAGGCCCTCCAGCGGGTGTTCGTCCTGCGGGTGGACTTCAAGCGGTTCACCGGCCGCCTGGCCAGTGACTTCGGGCCGACCATCGACGTCCACGAGAAACTGCCCGACCTGGCGGCCGCCGCCGGGGCGCTGGCGGGCGTCAACGCCCAGTGGTTCGCGAACAAGGCGTCGCTCGGCCTGTACGTGAAGGACGGCCGCCTGCTGAGCGCCGCAACCCAGGGCCGCAGCGGGGTCCGGATGACGGACGGCGGGCGGCAGCTGGACATCGACACGTACACCACGCGGATCACGGTCCGCGCGGACGGCTCCACCAGGGAGATCGACGGCATCAACCGGATACCCGGCGAGATCTGGAACTGCGGGGGCGTCGGCGGCGACCAGCCCACCCAGCACCCGCAGCACGACCTCAAGTGCACGGACGAGAGCGAGATCGTCCGCTTCACCCCCGAGTGGAGCGCCCCGCCGACCGGTGCGGGCGCCGAGGTGGTCCTGGACCGCAACGACCGGGTGACGGCGGTGCACCGCACGCGCGGGGCCAAGCCGCCCGCGGGCGGCTCCACCCTCCAGGCCATCGGCGAGAGCGCCGACTGGCTGGTCGCGCACGCGCGCCCCGGCGCCCGGCTGCGCATCATCCAGCGCGTGCTGGACGGTTCCGGATACGCCGTCCCGCTCACCTCGGACACCACGATCGTCCAGGTCGGCCCGACCCTGGTCCGGGACGGAAGGGTCGCGGTGAACGCCCTCGCCGACGGCATCATCCGCCAGGGAGCCGACCAGACCTTCACCTACAACTGGGTGGTCCGCGGCAACCCGCGCACCATGCTCGGGGTCGACGCCCAGGGGAGGCTGCTGATGGTCGTCGTGGACGGACGCCGGGCGGGCTGGAGTTCGGGCCTGGGCGTGGCCGGCGCCGCGAAGCTGATGAAGTCCCTGGGCGCCCGGGAGGCGCTGAACCTCGACGGCGGTGGATCGAGCGTGATGGTCACGGCAGGCTCGGGCATCGTCAACCGCCCCTCGGACGCCACGGGCACGCGGTTCCTGGGCAACGTCCTGCTGCTGCACGCCGGTGCTACCGACCGCTGA